The Borreliella afzelii DNA segment TGTGAACTCTCAAACTCTTTCATAAACTCTTCTAGTAAATCTTTTTTATCCGTAAAAACCCTATCTAAAAAGTAACTAGTAAATTTGACATTTTTACCATAAAAATCATAACTTTCCCTATTTTTAAGTTTAAATCTTAGCATCTTTATTGAATTTTCTTTTGTACTGCTTTTATCTATATTAGAGTTCTTAATTCTCTTATATGTTTCTGCAAATCCGAATTGCTTAATTTCCTCTATTTTTAAATCTCCCGACAACACTTTCTTATAAAGCCTTAAATATAAGAATGCCTGACTCCTTGCTATGACGAATTTTTTAAGAAAATCATCGAATTTTTTGTATCCATCAAATTGATAAAGTTTTTTGGTTCTTATTTTATATAAAATTTCCATTAATTCAATTTTATTATTTACTTCACTTACAGTAATTCTTCTTATTTGATTTTTATAACTTTCGTACTCTATTTCATCATCTTTATCACAAC contains these protein-coding regions:
- a CDS encoding chromosome replication/partitioning protein translates to MSRKDRKEIILNNRRTGVNQFENSCDKDDEIEYESYKNQIRRITVSEVNNKIELMEILYKIRTKKLYQFDGYKKFDDFLKKFVIARSQAFLYLRLYKKVLSGDLKIEEIKQFGFAETYKRIKNSNIDKSSTKENSIKMLRFKLKNRESYDFYGKNVKFTSYFLDRVFTDKKDLLEEFMKEFESSQG